From the genome of Methanofollis sp. UBA420:
GAAAAGAAGAGGAAGAAAATTTCGTCCTGCTTCACTCGAAGACAACCACGCGGGTCGGCGCAGGGAGCTTGTACCCGCCGTGCTTGAGGGCGTCCTTTGCCTTGTCCGTGTACTGCGGGTTGGTCCAGACGGTGAAGACCTTCTGGCCCGGGATGACACGGGCGGCAGTGCCGACGGCCTTGCCGAATGCAAGACGCATACCTTCCGACACACGGTCTGCACCGGCGCCGGTTGCCTGCTTGTTCTCACGAAGCACATGGTGGGGGTAGGTGCGGAGCTTGAGATAGTAGTTCGAACGTCCCACCTCCTTCATCAGGCGCCTGTTAATGTTAATACGTGCCGCTTCAAGAGCGGAGTGACGGATCTGGCAGGATTCGAGCACTTCAAGGGTGATCTCAAGAGGGAAAGAACCACTCGGGTCGCCCATGTCGTACTGAACAACCTTGCTGCCGGGGACACCGCCCATATATTCTCGCCGGGTGTAGGCCTTCTTGGCGAGATTTCTATACATTACTCCTGGTTTTCGTACCATACCTCACAACGCCTCGCCGTAAGTTAGTGCTTTATAACATGGTTATTTTGCTTAATAAAGGTTACTGGGAGGCTTCTTCGCCTCCCTGGATCAGGGAGAGGACGTACCTCCTCACCTGCGCGAACTCGACACTGGTGCGGTCACGCGGCCGCGGCACCTTGATGGGGATGACCTCCTGCACGCGGGAGGGCCTCGGGGAGAGGACGACAACCCTGTCGGAGAGATATACGGCCTCGTCGACGCTGTGCGTCACGAAGATCACCGTCTTTCCGGTCTTTTCCCAGATCTCAAGCAGTTCTCTCTGCATCGTGTTTCTGGTCTGGGCATCGAGGGCCCCGAAGGGCTCGTCCATGAGGAGCACCTGGGGCTCGACGCAGAGCGCCCGTGCGACGGCCACGCGCTGGCGCATGCCGCCGGAGAGTTCGTACGGGTGGCTGTGCTCGAAATCATCGAGGCCCACCAGGGCAAGGTATTTTTTTGCCCGCGCATACCTCTCCTCTTTCCCGACGCCCTGCACCTCAAGCCCGAAGGCGATGTTGTCGAGGACCGTGCGCCAGGGATAAAGCGAGTACTCCTGAAAGATCATCGCCATCTCGGGTGTCGGCCCGGCGATCTCCTTCTCGTTGATCGAAGCCCGGCCGCCGGTCGGGTTGTCGAGCCCCGCGATGATCCGCAGGAGTGTCGTCTTGCCGCAGCCAGAGGGGCCGAGGATGCAGATGAACTCGCCGTCCTTCACGTCGAGGGAGATGTCGCCGAGTGCGATGACCTCCTCCCCCATCTCGTTGGTGAAGACCTTTGAGACATGCTCGATGGAGAGGCTCATCTGACCATCCCCCTCCACCTGAACTCCCTGTTTTCAATGGCCCTGAAGAGGCCGTCGATGCCAAGGCCGATCAGACCGATAACGATCATGCCCGCGATGATCACCTGGGACTGGCCCCAGTTGTAGGCGTACATGATGAGGTACCCGAGACCTGAGGTCGTTCCGGGGAGCATCTCGGCCGCAACGACACACATCCACGCGATCCCGAAGCCGACCCGGAGGCCGGTCCAGATCGTGGGCAGGGACGCCGGAAAGATGACCTTCCTGAGGATCTGGGCCTGGCTCGCACCGAAGGTGTACGCCGACTCGACCCAGGTCCTGTTCACCGACTTGACCCCGTCGACTGTGTTGAGCAGAACAGGGAAGACCGCACCGATGAAGATGATGAAGGTCATCGAGACGAGCCCGGTCTTGAACCATGCAAGTGCGAGCGGGATCCAGGCCAGCGGCGGGATCGGGCGGAAGATCTGGATCGTCGGGTCGAGGAAGTTCTCGGCCCCTCTCCAGTAGCCCATCACGATGCCGATCGGGATGCCGACGGCCGCCGCAAGGCCGAAGCCCAGGAGGACGCGCTCAATGGAGAGGAGCGCGTTGTCGATGAGGCTCCCGCTGCCCAGGATGTCAACGGTGGGGGCGGCGAGGATGGCGAGCACCGACTCCACCCGCGGCAGGATGAACTCGCTGTCGATAAGTATCGCTGCAATCTCCCAGCCAA
Proteins encoded in this window:
- a CDS encoding 50S ribosomal protein L16 — its product is MVRKPGVMYRNLAKKAYTRREYMGGVPGSKVVQYDMGDPSGSFPLEITLEVLESCQIRHSALEAARININRRLMKEVGRSNYYLKLRTYPHHVLRENKQATGAGADRVSEGMRLAFGKAVGTAARVIPGQKVFTVWTNPQYTDKAKDALKHGGYKLPAPTRVVVFE
- a CDS encoding ABC transporter permease; this translates as MKTTESAKRKRTGTAFLGRRAIGAALPILLIIGWEIAAILIDSEFILPRVESVLAILAAPTVDILGSGSLIDNALLSIERVLLGFGLAAAVGIPIGIVMGYWRGAENFLDPTIQIFRPIPPLAWIPLALAWFKTGLVSMTFIIFIGAVFPVLLNTVDGVKSVNRTWVESAYTFGASQAQILRKVIFPASLPTIWTGLRVGFGIAWMCVVAAEMLPGTTSGLGYLIMYAYNWGQSQVIIAGMIVIGLIGLGIDGLFRAIENREFRWRGMVR
- a CDS encoding ABC transporter ATP-binding protein, with translation MSLSIEHVSKVFTNEMGEEVIALGDISLDVKDGEFICILGPSGCGKTTLLRIIAGLDNPTGGRASINEKEIAGPTPEMAMIFQEYSLYPWRTVLDNIAFGLEVQGVGKEERYARAKKYLALVGLDDFEHSHPYELSGGMRQRVAVARALCVEPQVLLMDEPFGALDAQTRNTMQRELLEIWEKTGKTVIFVTHSVDEAVYLSDRVVVLSPRPSRVQEVIPIKVPRPRDRTSVEFAQVRRYVLSLIQGGEEASQ